Proteins encoded within one genomic window of Lysinibacillus sphaericus:
- the atpG gene encoding ATP synthase F1 subunit gamma, protein MVNLREIKGRINSTKSTKQITKAMQMVSSSKLRRAEQNAKAYVPYMEKIQDVVGAIASGTKDSGHPMLTARPVKRTAYLVIGSDRGLAGAYNSSILRQVQRTINERHKSKDEYVILAVGRVVRDYFVKRDHNVISSVVALPDQPSFADIKEIARNAVGMFIDGTYDELYMYYNHFVSAIANEVTEKKLLPLTDIAPASSNASYEFEPSGEAILEVLLPQYAESLVYGALLDGKASEHASRMTAMKNATDNASDLIGDLSLQYNRARQAAITQEITEIVGGAAALE, encoded by the coding sequence GTGGTAAACTTACGCGAAATAAAAGGTCGTATTAATTCTACAAAGAGTACGAAACAAATTACGAAAGCGATGCAGATGGTTTCTTCTTCAAAGTTACGTCGTGCAGAGCAAAATGCTAAAGCTTACGTTCCTTACATGGAAAAAATTCAAGACGTAGTAGGCGCTATCGCATCAGGTACAAAAGACAGTGGACATCCAATGTTAACTGCTCGTCCTGTTAAAAGAACGGCTTACTTAGTCATTGGTTCTGACCGTGGTCTTGCAGGTGCTTACAACTCAAGTATCCTACGTCAAGTACAACGTACAATCAACGAGCGTCATAAATCAAAAGACGAATACGTGATTTTAGCAGTAGGTCGTGTTGTTCGTGATTACTTTGTGAAACGTGATCATAATGTTATTAGCAGTGTTGTTGCTCTTCCTGACCAACCATCATTCGCTGATATTAAAGAAATCGCTCGTAATGCTGTTGGTATGTTCATTGACGGTACGTATGATGAACTTTATATGTACTACAATCACTTTGTTAGTGCTATCGCTAACGAAGTGACAGAGAAAAAACTTCTTCCATTAACTGATATTGCACCTGCAAGCAGCAATGCTTCTTATGAATTCGAGCCATCTGGTGAGGCAATTCTTGAAGTATTACTTCCACAATATGCGGAAAGCCTTGTTTACGGCGCATTATTAGATGGAAAAGCAAGTGAACATGCTTCTCGTATGACTGCTATGAAAAATGCAACTGATAACGCATCTGATCTTATCGGAGATCTTTCATTGCAATATAACCGTGCACGTCAAGCAGCTATTACACAAGAAATTACAGAAATCGTTGGTGGGGCTGCAGCCTTAGAATAG
- the atpA gene encoding F0F1 ATP synthase subunit alpha — MGIKAEEISSLIKQQIENYESELKVSEVGTVIRIGDGIALAHGLDNAMAGELLEFSNGVMGMAQNLEEGNVGIVILGPYTDIKEGDEVRRTGRIMEVPVGEELIGRVVNPLGQPVDGQGPINTTKSRPIESPAFGVMARKSVHEPLQTGIKAIDALVPIGRGQRELIIGDRQVGKTSVAIDTILNQGDQNMICIYVAIGQKESTVRGVVETLRKHGALDYTIVVTASASQPAPLLFLAPFAGVSMAEEFMLQGKHVLIVYDDLSKQASAYRELSLLLRRPPGREAYPGDVFYLHSRLLERAAKLNETYQNGSITALPFVETQAGDISAYIPTNVISITDGQIFLQSDLFNSGVRPAINAGLSVSRVGGSAQIKAMKKVAGTLRLDLAAFRELESFAQFGSDLDKITLAKLERGKRTVEVLKQDLNKPLKVEKQVAILYALTKGHLDDIPVQDIVRFESEFLSWLDTNHTNVLDHVRTTKELAPDAEYVAALTDFKKTFAKSE, encoded by the coding sequence ATGGGCATCAAGGCTGAAGAAATCAGCAGTCTGATTAAACAACAGATTGAGAATTATGAATCTGAACTTAAAGTAAGCGAAGTTGGTACAGTTATCCGTATTGGTGACGGTATCGCTCTTGCTCATGGCCTCGACAACGCCATGGCTGGAGAGCTTTTAGAGTTCTCTAACGGTGTTATGGGTATGGCTCAAAACCTAGAAGAAGGTAACGTTGGTATCGTAATCTTAGGTCCATACACAGACATCAAAGAAGGCGATGAAGTTCGTCGTACAGGTCGTATTATGGAAGTACCAGTTGGTGAAGAACTAATTGGTCGTGTTGTAAATCCACTAGGTCAACCAGTGGACGGACAAGGTCCAATCAACACAACAAAATCTCGTCCAATCGAAAGCCCAGCTTTCGGTGTAATGGCTCGTAAATCAGTACATGAACCACTACAAACTGGTATTAAAGCGATTGACGCACTTGTACCAATCGGTCGTGGTCAACGTGAGTTAATCATCGGTGACCGCCAAGTTGGTAAAACATCTGTAGCAATCGATACAATCCTTAACCAAGGTGACCAAAACATGATCTGTATCTATGTTGCTATTGGTCAAAAAGAATCTACTGTACGTGGTGTAGTAGAAACACTTCGTAAACATGGCGCTTTAGATTATACAATCGTTGTGACAGCTTCTGCTTCTCAACCAGCTCCATTATTATTCTTAGCACCATTCGCTGGTGTATCTATGGCTGAAGAATTCATGTTACAAGGTAAACACGTTTTAATCGTGTATGATGATCTTTCTAAACAAGCATCAGCTTACCGTGAACTTTCACTTCTTCTTCGCCGTCCTCCAGGTCGTGAAGCTTACCCTGGTGACGTTTTCTACTTACACAGCCGCTTATTAGAACGTGCTGCGAAGTTAAATGAAACATATCAAAATGGTTCAATTACAGCTCTTCCATTCGTTGAGACACAAGCTGGGGATATCTCTGCATACATCCCAACTAACGTAATCTCAATCACTGATGGACAAATTTTCTTACAATCTGACTTATTCAACTCAGGTGTACGTCCAGCGATTAACGCCGGTCTTTCTGTATCACGTGTAGGTGGATCTGCTCAAATTAAAGCGATGAAAAAAGTTGCGGGTACGCTACGTCTTGACTTAGCTGCATTCCGTGAGCTTGAATCTTTCGCTCAATTCGGTTCAGATTTAGATAAAATCACACTTGCTAAACTTGAGCGTGGTAAACGTACGGTTGAAGTTCTTAAACAAGACCTAAACAAACCACTTAAAGTTGAAAAACAAGTTGCAATCCTTTACGCATTAACTAAAGGTCACTTAGATGATATTCCAGTTCAAGATATCGTTCGTTTTGAAAGTGAATTCTTAAGCTGGTTAGATACAAACCACACAAACGTTTTAGATCACGTTCGTACTACTAAAGAACTTGCTCCTGATGCGGAATACGTAGCAGCTTTAACTGACTTCAAAAAAACTTTCGCTAAATCAGAATAA